The window AGAAAACTGTTGGCCAACAATAACCCTCTCCAaccttctctccattttataattttctcttggttccttctacttttcctttatttttcttttctccctttcttcatcaGACTGGAGCATATTCATATCAAAAAATCTAATTCTCTAAGCCTCACCTAAAATAATTCCTCTTCTAATGCTAATTTTTGTCACAGACTAAGTCACTTCCCTTTCAGGAAGTGGGAAATATTGCTTTAGAGATGgttagaatttttaaagtaagaaGTAATATATAAGGGATGTTATGagaaaatggatgaatgaattttGAGGATTTAGAGAAACTGCAACAACTACTTACATGTTATTGGTTTCTTGATCACTTATTTCTAGCCCTCACATAAAATAGATATCTGACCACTTTTATGTTTTGAAGTGGATTTTTCTGAAGGTTACTCTTTTGTTGCAGGTGAATGACACCCCTACCAAATGACTTCTATGGAGAACAGATCTGAAGTGAATGAGTTCATCCTTAAAGGAATAACAGATGATCCAGAACTTAAGGTTCTTCTCTTCATCATGTTCACCCTCATCTACCTCATCACCCTAATAGGGAACCTAGGAATAGTATCTTTGATCTCCTGGGATTCCCACCTCCACACGCCCATGTACTTTTTCCTCAGTAACCTCTCTTTGGTGGATTTTAGCTTGTCTTCATCTGTGACTCCTAAGGTGATGGCTGGGCTCCTAAGAGGGGACAAAGTCATCTCCTATAATGGATGTGCCACACAGTTGTTCTTCTTTGCAGCCTTTGTTATTATTGAAAGTTTCCTCTTAGCCTCCATGGCCTATGATCGCCATGCAGCTGTGTGTAAGCCCCTACATTACACCACCACCATGACTTCAACTGTATGTGCATCTCTGGTCTCTGGTGCTCACATCTGTGGATTTCTGACCTCCTCCATAGTCACAGGAAATATATTTAGCCTTTCTTTTTGTAAGTCAAATATAGTGAATCATGTTTTCTGTGATATCCCCCCTCTCCTAGTTCTCTCTTGCTCTGATATTCACACCACTGAGTTACTAGTCTTTATCTTAGCATCATTCAatgcatttttcccatttattgtcatcttttcttcttatttgttaATCTTCATCACCATTCTGAAGATACGTTCTACTGAGGGCCGCCAGAAAGCTTTTTCCACTTGTGCTTCCCATCTCACAGCAGTGTCAATATTTTATGGGACAGCTGTCTTCATTTACTTCCAACCTAGTTCAAGTCATTCAATGGACTCAAACAAAGTGGTGTCCATATTCTACACCATGGTCATCCCTATGCTGAACCCTCTGGTCTATAGTCTGAGGAACAAAGATGTCAAGAATACTTTCAGGAAAGCTGTGAGGAGACAACAttaataaatcaatttttttcttagagagaaaATCCAATCTGTACCATCCTCACTCTGAGATGCAGTCTAAAAATTGGGTTCCATAGAAAAATgtaatccaaatattttatttttcatttttgtagctGACCTGTTTATAGGGCtgtctctctttatatatgtGGGTGaatttatatttgcatatttgtatGTAGGtagataggtatatatgtatatacgtttTTAATAAGAGGAGAAGTAGAAACTTCTCTCATGTAAAAATCCAAAATACAATTCTATCAAGAATCAGGGGGATCAGTACAAagtgtaaaaaagaaaatcccaaaccaaACAATAGGAGTACATATTGAACCAGGGTGAGTTGTGGTACAACCTTAAGTTCGTGCCCAGTGCAGTCACAAAAAACTGTAAAAGGTGGCAACCAGGTCTACCCCAGTACATTCATAGTGTTGGAAATGAATTCCTTTCTCTTATTGACCTCTGTTCACCTGATACTCTTCCATTATACCAATATCTACACAGAATAACCCCTTATGCACACACTCTTCCCTTCTTCATTAGGGATGACCTGGGTTCTAGTTATTGTCAGTTTTCATCCAATGGGTTTTCTGGTCCCAAATCAGATTTCTGGCAACTTCTCTGAGTGTAAACACAAGGGCCATTCTCTCTCTACCACTCTCAGGAAGGCTGGAAAGGAATAGAAGAGGACCCTGATGCCTGGATCATTCTACCCCTTCCCCCTAGAGGAAGAGAGGCCTTAGAGAATGGCAAGATTCTTGATCTTGGTGGGTTCAAAGCCAGAGTGCAAGGTGATGATGGGGTCATCAGCATAGTCATTTTCCTCTGAGAACAAAAGTTCCTACCTTAGTTCAGAAAAGATGGGCAGGTCATTCCCTATAGTATGCAAAGTGCTTGAGTGTACCAGAAACAAGGGATAGTTTGGAATGTTCCAATTGATTTTAAGGGTTTGCATCACCTGTCTCAGGCTCCAAAGGCTTTCATTGCTCATGGGAGGAGTCTATAGTTTCTAATGCTCACTAAGCTCATTTTTGTTGAGGTAGGATACTCTGAAGTACTTTTCAGAGG of the Sarcophilus harrisii chromosome 6, mSarHar1.11, whole genome shotgun sequence genome contains:
- the LOC100920334 gene encoding olfactory receptor 5B12-like, with the protein product MTSMENRSEVNEFILKGITDDPELKVLLFIMFTLIYLITLIGNLGIVSLISWDSHLHTPMYFFLSNLSLVDFSLSSSVTPKVMAGLLRGDKVISYNGCATQLFFFAAFVIIESFLLASMAYDRHAAVCKPLHYTTTMTSTVCASLVSGAHICGFLTSSIVTGNIFSLSFCKSNIVNHVFCDIPPLLVLSCSDIHTTELLVFILASFNAFFPFIVIFSSYLLIFITILKIRSTEGRQKAFSTCASHLTAVSIFYGTAVFIYFQPSSSHSMDSNKVVSIFYTMVIPMLNPLVYSLRNKDVKNTFRKAVRRQH